A window of Nymphalis io chromosome 18, ilAglIoxx1.1, whole genome shotgun sequence genomic DNA:
ACTCGGCTGTGGCCTTATCTGATACTATGCTGACACCGTCCACTCCTATCTTCCCCTTCACGGCGGCGTCCTGATAACATAAACAAACATGTGGATGGCGTATTTTTTGCAGAAAGTAGTTTTAAGCGTaagtttattaagtaatttgtagtttattaaaaaaaaagttgtttcgtctatattttttgcaaattatttaatctgAAATGAGTACCTCATCAGACAGACGTTAGCTCTGCCAGAGGCCCTACCAAGCCCTACAGGCTCACCTGGTTCCTGGCCAGCGCGCTGATGGCCTCCTTGTCCCTTGCGGGGTCGAAGGGCAGGCGGTGCAGGCGCGTGTTGCGGTGCTGCAGCGCGGCCGCGCGCGCCCCCTCCGCCGCGCGCCCCTCCGGCACGTACATTATGAAGTTCTTGGCGCGGTACCGCCACGTGTCCAGCTGCACACACAGAATGGTGTTATACCTCGTGTACCTTCTAATGGCAGtagcaataaatttttacttattattgatatattaatatagcaATATATACCTCTTGCGGCCTCTCACTCTGGTCGGCTTGCTGCTCTATAGACGGCAAGGCGAGAGCTGCGTCCGCGAGAGCCGCTGACGTCACTTCTGCCTGCATCTGGGAAGCGAATTTTGACGAGCGTTTCTTATCTTCAAGTGCAATCACACGATCATAGCTTGCATTGTCCTCACTAGTGTGCATTGCAAGAAACGAATctgaagaaataataaaatgaatttaacaaAGAtctcataatattgttttataattgagtatattgagtattttttaatttttttgtaaatcaatTAGGTAAAGGAAACATTACGTTTTTTGCCACTTAATCCAatcaaattacttaatattaacataatcaaTCATTGGTATACAAAATCTGAGGAGACTGAGAAATGAATAGACAAAATGTGGCAGGAAAAATAAgcacaaataaaaactttttgttttatgtcATAGAATagatgaaatgaaaaataataatgtttagaCATACCCAATGTATATTTTTCTAGTATATCCTTTGGTTTTTCTGTATCACCATGAGTGGACTTTGCTGAAATAGCTGGGGATTCTACATTGGATGGTGAGTAGGGTGTGCCCACAGTTGGAGTGTCAAATGTTGCCGGTGTATtatctacaaataaataaatattatttttactttatttacatattattttatttgttcattagaATTACCAAAagacataacaataaaataatcagttcaacaataaattaaattaattgctttttGAAATAcagattattacttttttttatagaataggaagccggacgagcatatgggccacctgatagtaagtggtcaccaacgcccatagaccttaacattgtaagaaacgttaaccatagcttacctCACCATtgtgcaaccaaccttgggaactaagatgttatatcccttgtgcctgtaattaaactagctcactcacctttcaaaccaaaacacaacaataccaagtactgctgttttgcggtagaatatctgatgagtgtgtggtacctacccagacgagcttgcacaaagctctaccaccagtagatatgctatcaattttaaagaaacattGACAACTTTTGTAAATcttataattagaattaaaattaatattaatagctaaacatattattattaaaaagaacacAGTTGTAcacttataacaatttattttaggtTGGTAATTGTGTGAATACTGAGTTATcagttaatatttgatattttttctaattattttcataatttatttgaaaataaatgaatttgattGTACTAATTTTATACCTATATCATATGAATTCAATTTTTGCTTACATGGTTCTGTGGGTGGTCTATTTCCACTGTATTTTCGCGCTATTTCTCTTAGCCTTGCATAGTCTTTATTCTCTGTTGCCTCTAAATAATCATTCTGTGCTTTTAATTTCTCTAAATCAGGAAAGAAATCTCTTTGAATTATCCTTGCTATGCcctgaaacaaaataaagttacacaataacaaataataaaataacataaaatcttgaatattattaatgataacaaATCTGAATATGAAATATTCTGAATTATATTTACCTCTACATACACTTCTTCATCTAAAATATTAGATTGTTTTGTCGTTTTCTTCTTGGGGGGCACTTTGGGAACTTTAAAAACGGAACTCTCTTTCTTAAGCAATTGCATATTCTGTAAGGCTGCTTCTCCCGGCCTTTGTGTCCGATTTTCCTGTgtcattttgattattttctatttagagTATCTTCCTCATAATATTATGACAACAGGAATAGGTATTAGGAATAATAACTTTGAAATAATTGTAGGTAGGTACTGTATTTTACCTAAATATAAAGACATTGACGTACGACGATCGACATGTTTAAATGTTGTCATTTTACACAGACTATAAGCTACAGCTAGCAGGGATGCATGGTAGCAGACTCTTGCTTATCAATAATGCgaacaaattacatatatagatataatattaaattatagatatGATAATTCTGTGTCTTTGTCATGATATTatgtgaataaaaacaaaattactttattattattatggcaaGGATATTTTGGCGCGTTCCGAAAATCGGAATTAAAGTCGACATCTTGTCAAGTGTCAAATTTTGTTAACCTCCAACACATAGTGATATCATATCTAATTATTGGAAATCCTAAATTCTTcccataattattaataatgaactaaattttataaaatttatacagtaGGTATACTTTGTATTTTTCGGGTGGCTTAAGCATCATCCAGTATAATTGTTTTACCAGGGAAGAATGTAAATTCAAGGAAAGACATACTTTTTATATCATAGTGATGAAGATTATTGTGAAGATGTAATACAGGATTATCGCCTAGCTTGGAagttaatagaatatttttgtgtattaattataattagccTAGCACAAAACCATATacctagttttatattataattgttttttttttatttttttactaagtaatataaaaattactttaagttGTGTCtatgttttttatacaataaattattattattattacataatgtttAACAAAATACTATATTCCAAATGAAGCAGAGGTTAATGACAAaatgtctttattttatatgtacttttaaaatccgcaatagttaaatatatttggttCAATAAAAGGTATTCAATATCAAGAATGATGATAAGTTATAAGGTCTttttgatgtatatatttagtttgtttGGAAACATGAACGCTATTCCTGAATTTCCATCACTTAGACAAAACACGATAATGAGCGTTGATGTACTCCTTAAAAGTaaggtaattttattaactGGTAGCTCGAAAATTGCACTACGTCCCTCTGTCAATGTCATTGGAATTTAGATTGCCACAAGATCTTTGTTGCAATAAAAATCATACTGGCACCACGCTATTCAATCACTAAATATTTACTCCGGAAGTCGACGacggattttatatttataattagacaTTCACTTAAGATGTTAATGCGTTATGTTTGCTTTCCATCTTCTCTTTGAAATTTCCAACAACTACGTCATTCGGTAGAATGACAAATACAACTATTGGTAGTTTGGATATTTTCTAATTTAGAAAttagaaaagttttattttgacatttaatataatattaataaatgcttgTTGTCGGTTTTTCTtgctaatatttacattatgaaCTGCTGATAAAACTGttgttaaatgaaaattcaaaacTTGTAGAACCAACCAACTTGATTATATCCAAGTTCTTTATATTTTagtgatataaatacatttatgaaGTAAAACTTCCTTACatcgataaatttaattatttgggCGGAATGAGATTAAAATTTCTGGggcaatcaaattataatttgacacGTGGGCTAAATGTGTGGGTTGAATTAGTTAGGTACTTatttcatgtaataataaaaacatagtaataaataatcgttttattgCATTACAAACTAACtagaattactaattaatacatacgcttattttttctttttataaatgtactctttaatataaaagtcCGTGAAtagaatcaatataaatatattgtgcgGTAGAAATACAAACGATACCCATTTCGGGTATGCGCAGGAGGGCTCGAAGATCACGTGGCCAAAATGTAGAATCAGCAGAATAAATTGCaactgtaaaaatatatgtgaatgtaaatataaaacattacttataaaGTCTCAGGCATGGCTGAGGCCTCCACTCCATTTGAGGACTCCTCAAAGGGACTTTCCTCTGCTCCAATGCatttggatacacatgtggtagaattccAGTGAAATGAGGAACATGTAGGCtaccttacgatgtttttatttagcGCCGCgcacgatattaattaaaaatacaaattaaacacatgtaaattccgtggtgcttgccagggtttaaACTTGCAGTCAACGATTTCagattaaatttatcattaaatccAGTTAATAGAGATTTGtcactttgtttttaattatctgtttagACAAGTGTCAGTTGTCACACAAAATATTTAggaactatttaaaattataaagaaatattaaaccttTTCTAACTTAGTCACCAAAAtaagtcttttatttttaattacattcaaaGTTAATTGTATAATCAAGCGTTGTGTTACCTAAGCACGTTTTAAAACTATACTTCATTGTCATTATCATCAGTCAGTTGCCCTGAAAGCATTTTCTTGGAGTTCAGTGGAAATtggttacataataaaattaaatattggcaTACTAAAACTTACAATTTGCaactgtgttatatatttcttcCACCATATTCTGACCCATTCCCTTCGGACAATTGATATCAAATAGTAGGTGTACATAACTGAGTGAACAAACGAATTAATGAACCCGAGCATGATACCGTGACCacctgtaaataataataattattaatggataacaaataatatatgatagagGAAGAGTTTCATCAAGATTTTGATGATGAGCCAAGTTTTCCAAGCAATTGTCTGTTGATTTCTGTTGCTGTCTGTTGCTTTAATTATTAGACggcaatatttcaaataaatgttgCCTTAACATGTTGTTTCTGAagtctatatttttttgtaacaattgtCTTTGTTACATAACTATACCCGGTTAGGTTTGAGAAGGGATCCGCTCCGGACTAAGTACTAATGTGATTTTTATTAccatcataaattaaaaactattaagcGTATACCTACTATTCTAAGTAAGCATTTCTACAAGTAAATTAAAGTcaaagtaatttttttctttaaattgtacAAAGTCGTAAAGCTATAAAATAAAGAGGTGTTTCCCACGAATCTTGTCGTCacgatttatgaaaaaaatatccatTTTCTCTGGTTTATCAATAGTCAACacccttatatatttaaactaggCTTATATTTTCGCTTCTGGATTAGTTTTTCTCTGACTACAATTGCTATCAAACTAACCTAATCTAATACTTTCTACTACTACTAACTAATAAGTTTATGTATTGAAACTCATAGTGTCTCCATCCTATTGAATGAATACTCTGTGCCCGGATGTTATAGCGAAAAGACACCAAGTAATGTACCGATTTGATTTGAACTAAATCACATCGagaatgaataatttttatttacgagaattaaaataaatcaacaagTGTCGAAagatcgtttaaaaatatatgtagaatATTTAAAGAGCAGTACCAAAAATGGTAATTGACATATACTGTTAAAGTAATCGAATAAAACCCAAGTGTCACGGGCACGATCAAATAGCGAGATGAGGTCAAAATGTCACATTTATTGGCCTTTAAACTCTGATTCAAGGGAAATATTTTATCTGACACGTTtatgtttaagaaaaaaatatgtaaaaaaaggaATACGGACAGTTTTGGAGGTATGTTAATTTaaggttaaatataatatataagcctaTGGTCACCAGCGGCCCTagacattggtgttgtaagaaatattaaccattccttaaatcgacaatgcgcaaccaaccttgagaactaagatattgtGATAATGTCCCTtcaaatacactggctcacttacccttcaaaccaaggatatataaatacttaactcaaaataaaaactgtaacGTGCTATTAGTCACGATTTTCAAGTGCagattttactaaaaaataaacatatatatatattaatccaaataaaaaagatacgttacaaaataaaaagattaaatttatttgaatagattttaaagttaatttaaaaaaaaattacattagcttTTCTAACCACAACCTTAGATTGAAAGAAAGCTTGGCATTGattgcattattataatttgttatctgtatttaatattatatatcatttaattattcaacTACATTTACCCTGAGTTCAAGAACAGCTCATAAGGTTGATTTATGAAATGTCAAGACGGGTAAAAGCTTACGAACTTTGActcactattttatttatatatactcttTACCGTTACTGATTTCTCTATAGGACAATAGGTGACAAcacatggattttttttttaaattatcgcaCCGACTGTTCTGCCTGCGCTTAAAACCTAAAAAATGTGTCCCTTGCATAGGTTCGTATTTTCTTCTCCAGTTATGTGTAAAGCTTATCTTAAGAATGGTTTCAACAATACCTTAGGGCTTATATTTAGAGATACTGTGCTAACTAAGTGTATCAGATTCGATAGAGCGGCTATttatgacttatttattttatgacctTTCTTATCTGGGAcaaaagataaaacaatattttttaaacgaacgtaatttttatattatcgttACTCGGTGTTTATAAAGGACGCCTGGCGCCGTTTTGTGAACCGACAATAACCGCCCGTGACCGCAATCACCACTGAACCTTTGACCTTTCAGCAAAACAAATGACCTAATGGTCGACACTGCCTGTCCTGAAATGCCCTGTTAAGGAAGCAAGCCTCAAGGCTTAAAAATGCTTCCAGAAAAAGCCCATACAAttaccgaaatatataaatgaattagttttgtatatatatggtCCATAAATATATTGTCACGCTGACAACGGTGCGAATAAATAATTGAGAACTCAAGACTGAGTTTCACTCTGCCACTACTGGTATTACCaagatattgttatgtttcggtttaaatgttgagcgagccagtgtagttaGGGACAAGTTCATAAGGTTGTTGCCGTATTGACGATATAATggctggttaatatttcttacagagccaatgtctatgggctttcgTCAGTCTACCTACTTCTAGCAActtgaataaaaacaaagaagGTAGGGGATAGGAAAATTCTGTTAGAAAAAGTATATGTTGTCCAGACTTACCAGGCACAAATTTCGTTCCGATGAAACCAAGCAGACACATGCCCAAGTGGTGGTACACGTGGAGAAACGTTACTTGATTAAACTTCTTTCGGAGCACGAAAAATAcctgaaaatatacaaaacaaatcattacaatagtttattataataatataataatatcctggggacattattcacacacggccatctgatcaagcagagcttgtactatgaaaaccagaccactgatatactacatttactacttttcttttgtaaatacatacttatatagataattacagcaGTAGAAAAACTGATGGGATGGGATACCTAaccaggcttgcacaaagccctaccatcaataCTGTTACTTTTTGTTATTCTTACAAAGTGATATCTAAATTCGTTTCGAaacgtatgtaaataaataattataatataataaatgataataaaatgggAGTTGGACGTGCAAATGGACCATCTTTGCCGTTCAACTGAACGCCTTGACAATCGCCTTTTTAACATAGGCAGCTCAACGTCTGTCGGTTAGGTAAGGCtagtaaatatacttattgCCCTTTCTTTAATCGCCTCAAATTGGATACGATAGTAATAAAAAGTGaccttttataatttacattaaatctCTGACTCTTTTTGttcaaaatacactttttaagttaccaaaatcaaataattacaatatgttaatactttttgaatacttatgtatttattatacaacggtAAAATACCACGGTaacaatttaagtaaaatatatgcttaagaatgacaatgttttttttttttaatttaaagtataattaaaattaaaattctaaacaataaattatggtCATTCATTATGTTAATGCTTcgtaaatgtaacaaataaatacattattgtaaaacaaacaaatatttagaaCAACCGGCTTATTTCATTACTGAGTATGCACTCAACACTGGTTATAATAAACTATGGAATGAACTTCGAACCCACGTCCGGtattgaatatttcatatttacatttcaaaactCATTCAACGGCTCAGTTTATgattgtatttaaatgaaatgcaTATTAAGAGACTCATCACTTTATGTTTGAAAACCACcaagcctgtaaatatcccactgggctaagacctcctctcgttttgagaagaaggtttggagcttattccttcaCGCACCTCCCCTCCTTTGAATTCATTTTACACATGCAGGTGCATGCATGCAAAGAACATGAATATTTAGTGGCGCTTGCCAGGGATTGAACCCATAATCTCCGTTTGATATTCACGTGTTATAACCATTGGTACAAATAGGTCTCAATTAAGTTTCATTTTATGAGCGGCTATTGATTAAAGTTAGTTCAAGTTATTTCGCAGTGCGGCCTAACCATGAATCCGCATCGCAACGCGTCTTTGTAAGAACGAAAAATAATGATACTCGCAACTTCTAACAAATACATAACACTGTCATAACAACTATAAAAAACTGACACAATcagttcataaataaataccaaaaatatatatgtaaatatattatctacgtAGATCAATCGAGAACCTCATCCTTTTCAGAAgtcgtttaataaataacttgatTAGTGCCTCCATTAAACAAACCTGATATGCTTCTCAAAAATTACAACTCCTTTGTAAATTTGTACTTGCTTGTTAGGAATAAGTCAAATCCGTAAAAAAGTGTAAATCGTCTGTAGTTTCGTCTAATATCTTTGATTGACGTACAAGTGTAGAAAgataaactatttttctttaaatttgtttctctgtctacgcgtACAAGTCAACGTACTCTATGCCCAATACCTCAGTCATAGTGAATacgtatataatgaataatacatAGTGATCAAGTTTTAATAAACTGCCAAAGTTCGTTGACTTttctattatacattaaaataattaaaagtaccagtaccagtaacagcctgtgaatatcccactgctgggctaagttattgatattttatcttaataactattataatataaataaaatataatagttattaaggttatacacaaaaaaatacaaaaaatgttcGTACCTATATATAAgttcgtataataatataagttattccagaaccgtaaccgtaacagcctgtgaatgtcccactgctggggctaggcctaaggcctcctctcctctttttgaggagaaagtttttggagcttattccaccacgctattccaatgcgggttggtggaatacacatgtggcagaattttagtgaaattagacacatgcaggtttccccacgatgttttccttcaccgtcaagcacgaaatgaattataatcacaaattaaacacatgaaaattcagtggtgcttgcccgggtttgaatccacgatcatcggttaagaatcacgcgttcttaccactgggccatctcggttttttccTGTTAATTAAAAGTACAATTGTTGTAAAACAAAATTCTCACCGTATCAAGTAAATCGATGATCTTGATAACGTAGTACAGCCACACATAATGTATGACCAGCCTCTCGATTTCGTTGTCTTCGTAGTTTATTTTCTGACACCAAACATTGTAGTGTCCTGGAAGATACAGCCAGCTAATGCACTGTAGACGAAAGTATGAtaccaatttattataaacatattttaattaatatatttaaaaaaaaattcaacactAGATTATTTTGTCATCAGCATTAAATTGCAAAATTTCAGCTTAATCACCTTGCTAGGCTGGGTTACTGGGTTAAGGGTTACACTTCAGGGtacagttttaaaatttaattattggtaAAGAATATTGACAAATAATGTT
This region includes:
- the LOC126775379 gene encoding splicing factor ESS-2 homolog; its protein translation is MTQENRTQRPGEAALQNMQLLKKESSVFKVPKVPPKKKTTKQSNILDEEVYVEGIARIIQRDFFPDLEKLKAQNDYLEATENKDYARLREIARKYSGNRPPTEPYNTPATFDTPTVGTPYSPSNVESPAISAKSTHGDTEKPKDILEKYTLDSFLAMHTSEDNASYDRVIALEDKKRSSKFASQMQAEVTSAALADAALALPSIEQQADQSERPQELDTWRYRAKNFIMYVPEGRAAEGARAAALQHRNTRLHRLPFDPARDKEAISALARNQDAAVKGKIGVDGVSIVSDKATAEYSFVATPSPRPGDGPDRSPLMTWGEIEGTPFRLDGGDTPLPAAGAGAAYRMLECGARERLALQLTERGARTRRTPTPRASPHSFRTNTERLASMSPAARKLAAKHLLSPRLKLTPNDVGILSHATPKRTLTPRTPLVTTPSATTSSKNVSSTPSTSASDSIAVTTDKNITDNLLQINVAKRTRLKAQDFFN
- the LOC126775384 gene encoding elongation of very long chain fatty acids protein AAEL008004-like codes for the protein MGTILNNVTHYYHYINDDLADPRTNSFWLISTPIPICIIMFLYHRFVHSWGPQFMANRPAYKLKNTIIIYNMVQIFLSGLITFKCISWLYLPGHYNVWCQKINYEDNEIERLVIHYVWLYYVIKIIDLLDTVFFVLRKKFNQVTFLHVYHHLGMCLLGFIGTKFVPGGHGIMLGFINSFVHSVMYTYYLISIVRREWVRIWWKKYITQLQILQFILLILHFGHVIFEPSCAYPKWVSFVFLPHNIFILILFTDFYIKEYIYKKKK